A genomic segment from Luteolibacter ambystomatis encodes:
- a CDS encoding ParA family protein: MTSLVVSSQKGGVGKTTLSINLAHAFARAGVRTLLVDADPQGSVGLSLTRQSRLLAGFYDFLADPGIPLDRLVVPTRLETFSLVASGQASDYESGGGVAGSYLARVRAFLRAAAARGFDLCILDTAAGLFGVTGDVIASSDAVLIPQQAEPLGIRSVPKLLEGLNRLRVMNPRLSVLGVVLTMVQQELAESLEAAHALRQLLPQDLVLQTAVPRDALFVRASARGLPVGVLEDGGGAQAVFDAMRAEIEAKFDIQGNRSPAFG; encoded by the coding sequence GTGACCAGTCTCGTAGTTTCCAGTCAAAAAGGTGGGGTGGGCAAAACCACGCTGTCGATCAATCTGGCCCATGCATTTGCAAGGGCTGGCGTGCGAACCTTGCTTGTCGATGCCGATCCCCAGGGGTCCGTCGGACTCTCTTTGACAAGACAGTCACGCTTGCTGGCTGGCTTTTACGATTTCCTCGCGGACCCCGGCATTCCGTTGGACCGGCTGGTGGTTCCGACCCGCCTTGAAACGTTCTCACTGGTGGCCAGCGGCCAGGCCAGCGACTACGAATCCGGCGGCGGCGTGGCCGGCTCCTATCTGGCACGGGTGCGTGCATTCCTGCGCGCGGCGGCCGCACGCGGTTTCGACCTGTGCATTCTCGATACCGCGGCAGGGCTGTTCGGTGTGACCGGTGATGTGATCGCCTCCAGCGATGCGGTCCTGATCCCCCAGCAGGCGGAACCACTGGGCATCCGCTCGGTGCCAAAACTTCTCGAAGGCCTCAACCGGCTGCGGGTGATGAACCCGCGCCTGTCCGTGCTGGGCGTGGTGCTGACCATGGTCCAACAGGAACTGGCCGAAAGCCTCGAAGCCGCCCACGCGCTGCGCCAGTTGCTGCCACAGGATCTGGTGCTGCAAACCGCGGTGCCGCGCGACGCCCTGTTTGTCCGCGCCAGCGCACGCGGACTACCGGTCGGCGTTCTGGAAGATGGCGGCGGTGCCCAGGCGGTCTTTGATGCCATGCGCGCCGAGATCGAAGCGAAGTTTGATATCCAGGGGAATCGTTCCCCCGCTTTCGGCTGA
- a CDS encoding DUF255 domain-containing protein: MRYFPVLPRLVAAASGIVLLSGLPACRKSASAALPAAVPVDIAPELLANGLASSPSTFLADQASSPVHWQPWSRETLERARRADRLVFAVFALPQQAESLSVLKAIHAESSLVSDLNSNFVPVLVDSDACRETGLLAASLCSEIKQPFSMPLFVWMTPDGNPVAWIPAKARKGGLRELCEQSSSVVARMWRESAESHAYILGNSKSDNAARAERLAKAATLVPAADAAQDGLRAIRQLSSFYDAGSHSFDNAGGLFPAAGLEVFSSALLVKGIPADIAGRCREASEGLSEDLSSSAMLDPLDGCIYSARWGGGWDLPSFTRDCPNHARALVALACAARTAKQPQLVHQLIAGLNFAEKNYAASEGLFALGRQDLQPRENWLWSLDQLEKALSPEELKVWTAVSGLKNLGNIPAESDPNRDQFRRNSLAVKVAPETVAAKLGLTPEVAREQFESGRRKILKLRQDRGGAADGDSRPHAVATFRMVSAYAAAFSLTGDPVWKKKAVETFDRACGTFGRDSELRLFPGKDDIVGEGRAFLYGVAIQAGLDVAEITLDPAPVDWSEKTATTAGKFLEGANLREVVPAAALVDVPVADRTMIYDDSSAGLLAGAEARLSRLGRKLPEAYATAVVPLPKDAVDSPIVHADLLQAFLMRQYAPVVLVAPDAAPALKEAVCRLPLRMALRRMAAVSDEVPAGQVKILFPDGTSKAASTPDMLGAVILAGGPAR, encoded by the coding sequence ATGCGCTATTTCCCCGTGCTCCCCCGGCTTGTCGCCGCCGCGTCCGGTATCGTTCTGTTGTCGGGCCTGCCTGCCTGCCGCAAGTCCGCGTCCGCAGCGCTCCCCGCCGCCGTCCCGGTGGATATCGCCCCCGAATTGCTGGCCAATGGTCTGGCCAGCAGCCCTTCGACTTTCCTGGCGGATCAGGCGTCCTCGCCGGTTCACTGGCAGCCTTGGAGCCGTGAGACACTGGAGCGGGCACGTCGCGCGGACCGCCTCGTCTTCGCCGTGTTCGCCCTTCCCCAACAGGCGGAATCCCTGAGTGTCCTGAAGGCGATCCATGCCGAGTCCTCGCTGGTGAGTGATCTCAATTCCAATTTCGTCCCCGTTCTGGTGGACAGCGATGCCTGCCGGGAGACGGGATTGCTCGCGGCCTCGTTGTGTTCCGAGATCAAGCAGCCCTTCTCCATGCCGCTGTTCGTGTGGATGACCCCGGATGGCAATCCGGTGGCCTGGATCCCGGCGAAAGCACGCAAGGGGGGCCTGCGCGAGCTGTGCGAGCAATCCAGCAGCGTGGTGGCCCGGATGTGGCGCGAAAGCGCGGAAAGCCACGCCTATATTCTTGGCAACAGCAAAAGCGACAATGCCGCCCGTGCCGAGCGTCTGGCGAAGGCGGCCACCCTTGTGCCGGCGGCTGATGCCGCGCAGGACGGGCTCCGGGCGATCCGCCAGCTTTCTTCCTTCTACGATGCCGGGTCCCACTCCTTCGACAACGCGGGCGGCCTTTTCCCTGCCGCCGGTCTCGAAGTGTTTTCCTCGGCCCTGTTGGTAAAGGGTATTCCGGCGGACATCGCAGGCCGGTGCCGCGAGGCTTCGGAAGGGCTGTCCGAGGACCTGTCCTCAAGCGCGATGCTGGATCCTCTGGACGGCTGCATTTACAGCGCCCGCTGGGGCGGCGGATGGGATCTGCCGTCCTTCACGCGGGATTGCCCGAATCACGCCCGGGCGCTTGTCGCCCTGGCCTGTGCCGCGAGGACGGCCAAGCAGCCGCAGCTCGTTCATCAACTGATCGCCGGGCTCAATTTCGCGGAAAAGAACTATGCTGCCTCCGAGGGTCTTTTCGCGCTCGGACGGCAGGATCTCCAACCACGGGAGAACTGGCTGTGGAGCCTGGACCAATTGGAAAAGGCTCTGTCCCCGGAGGAACTGAAAGTCTGGACCGCCGTCAGCGGCCTCAAGAATCTGGGAAACATCCCGGCCGAAAGCGATCCGAACCGCGATCAATTCCGTCGTAACAGTCTGGCGGTGAAGGTGGCTCCGGAGACGGTTGCTGCGAAGCTCGGGTTGACTCCCGAGGTTGCGCGCGAGCAATTCGAGTCCGGGCGCCGCAAGATCCTCAAATTGCGCCAGGACCGGGGAGGAGCTGCGGACGGAGATTCCCGCCCTCATGCGGTCGCCACGTTCCGGATGGTTTCGGCCTATGCGGCAGCCTTTTCCCTCACCGGTGATCCCGTTTGGAAGAAAAAGGCGGTCGAGACATTCGACCGGGCCTGTGGAACCTTTGGCCGCGATTCCGAATTGCGCCTGTTCCCGGGCAAGGATGACATCGTGGGCGAAGGCCGGGCTTTCCTCTACGGGGTGGCCATCCAAGCCGGGCTGGATGTCGCGGAGATCACTTTGGACCCGGCTCCTGTCGATTGGTCGGAGAAGACCGCCACAACCGCGGGGAAATTCCTCGAAGGGGCGAATCTGCGTGAAGTGGTCCCTGCGGCCGCCCTGGTCGACGTCCCCGTGGCCGACCGCACCATGATCTATGACGATTCCAGCGCCGGATTGCTGGCCGGGGCTGAGGCCCGGTTGAGCCGGCTTGGCCGGAAACTGCCGGAGGCCTATGCGACGGCGGTCGTGCCGCTTCCGAAGGACGCGGTGGACTCGCCCATCGTTCACGCGGACCTGTTGCAGGCCTTTCTGATGCGCCAGTATGCCCCGGTGGTGCTGGTGGCGCCGGATGCCGCTCCGGCATTGAAGGAGGCCGTCTGCCGACTGCCGCTGCGCATGGCCCTTCGCCGGATGGCTGCCGTTTCGGATGAAGTTCCCGCCGGGCAGGTTAAAATCCTGTTCCCGGACGGCACCTCCAAAGCCGCCTCCACGCCCGATATGCTCGGAGCCGTGATCTTGGCTGGCGGTCCCGCCCGCTGA
- a CDS encoding PTPDL family protein has protein sequence MKPIRSISMLLSVGLLGTAAADTFRLKDGSKIEAKVLREDASSYTLEVQVTKSIREERIVKKADVEGIDRVSNDEKAFVGIKDVLPAPDLLTTEDYDSRIRKVRDFIKENPESLTLVKQAREMAASLEKEREQVSQGGVKLGGRIITSEEREANKFEVDARTLEVSFRNKAKAGQNVAALREFEKLDKEYQSSAAYREVIVTVKEVIRRYRAEAADGASTFDARMKKQQAGLELQQSEDRSASAQAIAERDALAKAGYDAEKKGNVKWVTPNAYVKASLEEAVKYADQELKRLDALKLDTLPDGGKAWRDAWVAVHAGGDMKAAAPLISAVRTAKLPDRYVKELEAASKAAGGTK, from the coding sequence ATGAAACCCATTCGTTCCATCTCCATGCTGCTGTCCGTCGGCCTTTTGGGCACGGCTGCCGCCGATACCTTCCGCCTCAAGGACGGCTCCAAGATCGAGGCCAAGGTGCTCAGGGAGGATGCCTCCAGCTACACCCTCGAGGTCCAGGTGACCAAGTCCATCCGCGAGGAGCGGATCGTCAAGAAGGCGGATGTGGAGGGGATCGACCGCGTCAGCAATGACGAGAAGGCTTTCGTTGGAATCAAGGACGTGCTGCCGGCTCCCGATCTGCTCACCACGGAGGACTACGATTCCCGCATTCGGAAGGTGCGTGACTTCATCAAGGAAAACCCCGAAAGCCTCACGTTGGTCAAACAGGCCCGCGAAATGGCCGCGTCGCTCGAGAAGGAGCGCGAACAAGTCAGCCAGGGCGGTGTGAAGCTCGGAGGCCGCATCATCACCAGCGAGGAGCGTGAAGCCAACAAGTTCGAGGTGGACGCCCGCACGCTCGAGGTTTCCTTCCGCAACAAGGCCAAGGCCGGTCAAAACGTCGCCGCTCTCCGCGAGTTCGAGAAACTGGACAAGGAATACCAATCCAGCGCCGCCTATCGCGAAGTGATCGTGACGGTGAAGGAGGTGATCCGCCGCTATCGCGCGGAAGCAGCGGACGGTGCTTCCACCTTTGACGCGCGCATGAAGAAGCAGCAGGCGGGCCTTGAACTCCAGCAGTCCGAAGATCGTTCCGCCAGCGCCCAGGCCATCGCCGAGCGCGATGCCCTGGCCAAAGCGGGCTACGATGCGGAGAAGAAGGGCAATGTGAAGTGGGTGACTCCGAATGCCTACGTGAAGGCTTCCCTCGAAGAGGCCGTGAAATACGCCGACCAGGAATTGAAGCGTCTTGATGCCCTGAAGCTCGACACCCTGCCCGATGGCGGCAAGGCTTGGCGCGACGCATGGGTCGCCGTGCATGCCGGCGGAGACATGAAAGCCGCCGCCCCGCTTATTTCGGCCGTCCGCACCGCCAAGCTTCCGGACCGCTACGTCAAGGAGCTGGAAGCAGCCTCCAAGGCCGCGGGGGGCACCAAGTGA
- the hisB gene encoding imidazoleglycerol-phosphate dehydratase HisB, producing MQARTASRSRKTAETAIELKIDLDGSGVSSIDTGIPFFDHMLVLFSKHGLFDLELKVDGDIEVDYHHTVEDTGITLGEAMKEALGTKEGISRYGTAYLPMDETLVRVVVDLSNRPHLEFRAPENTPSAPNMPFTLVEEFCRALASNLRANVHVELLYGRDGHHIAEAIFKGLARALRAACERDPRVKGIPSTKEAL from the coding sequence ATGCAAGCCCGCACCGCCAGCCGCTCCCGCAAGACCGCCGAAACCGCCATTGAGCTCAAGATCGACCTCGATGGCAGCGGCGTCTCATCGATCGATACCGGCATTCCCTTCTTCGACCACATGCTGGTGCTTTTTTCGAAGCATGGCTTGTTCGACCTCGAACTGAAGGTGGATGGCGACATCGAGGTGGACTACCACCACACGGTGGAGGACACCGGCATCACGCTGGGCGAGGCGATGAAGGAAGCACTCGGCACCAAGGAAGGCATCAGCCGTTATGGCACCGCCTACCTGCCGATGGACGAGACTCTGGTCCGTGTCGTGGTGGATCTGAGCAACCGCCCGCATCTGGAATTCCGCGCGCCGGAGAACACCCCGTCCGCGCCGAACATGCCGTTCACGCTGGTGGAGGAATTCTGCCGCGCGCTGGCGTCCAACCTGCGTGCGAACGTCCACGTCGAGTTGCTTTACGGGCGTGACGGCCACCACATCGCCGAAGCGATTTTCAAGGGACTTGCCCGCGCGCTGCGTGCCGCTTGCGAGCGTGATCCGCGCGTGAAAGGCATTCCGAGCACCAAGGAAGCCCTGTGA
- the hisH gene encoding imidazole glycerol phosphate synthase subunit HisH — translation MKVVLIDYGAGNIRSVANALNALGIEPEVVADPARLDGTTHLVLPGVGSFGDCMSRLNERGLVEPLRERIAAGTPYLGICLGYQILFETSEETSEGVAGLGIFKGRVKRFEDQPGLKVPHMGWNSVVPRKPDSGFWGGLGREPYFYYVHSYFPAPEDDSIIAAETTYGADTFAAAIQTDTILAAQFHPEKSQEAGQQLLKNFFALTA, via the coding sequence ATGAAGGTGGTTCTCATCGATTACGGTGCGGGGAACATCCGCAGCGTCGCCAACGCCCTGAATGCCCTCGGCATTGAGCCCGAGGTGGTCGCCGATCCCGCCAGGCTGGATGGTACGACCCATCTCGTACTTCCCGGCGTGGGTTCGTTCGGCGATTGCATGTCGCGTTTGAACGAGCGCGGACTCGTGGAGCCGCTGCGCGAGCGCATCGCCGCGGGCACGCCCTATCTCGGCATCTGCCTTGGCTATCAGATTCTGTTCGAAACCAGCGAGGAAACCTCCGAAGGCGTCGCCGGCCTGGGGATCTTCAAAGGCCGTGTGAAACGCTTCGAGGACCAGCCCGGCCTCAAGGTGCCTCACATGGGCTGGAACTCCGTCGTGCCCCGCAAGCCGGACTCGGGTTTTTGGGGAGGCCTTGGCCGCGAACCCTATTTCTACTACGTCCATTCGTACTTTCCGGCTCCGGAGGATGACTCGATCATCGCCGCCGAGACCACCTATGGGGCGGACACCTTCGCCGCCGCGATCCAGACGGACACCATCCTCGCCGCCCAGTTCCATCCGGAAAAAAGCCAGGAAGCAGGTCAGCAACTGTTGAAGAATTTCTTCGCGCTTACGGCTTGA
- a CDS encoding glycosyl hydrolase → MFRSVWMRVGKLPVSKLRVLACLGFLLLFPTVGAQTLTLANDSQSYATLTNTTVTMTGRSELRITGATTPLSGCTINLNSTDAWFYMTAIKPSVVSSTYLSQIKVNGAAAVLNTNCRIVQYGDGTVVIPQASTFTPMQVFTGSRFTGSSMSLACYTAYSDSSLGSYANNISSFKLKRGYTATVAQNADGTGVSRNYVAQDGDIEVSVLPDALNDSISFIRIFPWRWVNKKGIAGAIAPGLNVGWYYNWNIDQSSSLDLEYVPIRAQRYWPSLAQDWKARGANSLLGYNEPDSTSQANIAVGDAIWSWPDLLNTGLRVGSPAPTDGGVAWLESFVNQADAADLRVDYVAVHYYRSYSSASDPDGATNQLYNFLKDVYNRTKRPIWLTEFNNGANWTTGPDPTAAQQAATVGKMMDMLESTPFVERYALYNWVEDVRRVKWDDGSLTAAGVVYRDHASTLSYSQMIPEVPTSPAAWYRFENNASDSSAYGHAAMLKGEAAYATGKNGQGVKLSGNAAGADHVLLSPRLGDSTDFTFGAWVYWNGGSAWQRIFDLGNGTDSYMFLTPSGGGNMRFAIKSNGGAEQQLNTGVLAANTWTHVAVTISGNTGKLFVNGVLVATNTGMTINPVDLGTTTNFLGKSQFAADPCFGGILDDVQFLPYALSDAKVAAMETNTAPVFTNAAITGNAGTQNVAYSGTLAGTATDADSGDTITYSKIEGPDWLVVAANGTLSGTPTYDYGGPQQFIVLATDGAGATACAVLNITLPAVNGDGTWSSDSDGLWSDVTKWSGSFPANSTGYTANFSTLNIAADRTVTLDASRTIGNLSFGDTSGAQSWTLAASSGKTLTLDAASGTPAITVSQNAATILAPLAGTLGLNKLGSGTLVLGGSSTLSGPLAIDTNAGINGGVVRLAHPTAASAMTSILIRNNNAGYSTLELDGIRGPVSTAATLALSGRAGAVPAIRNVSGDNTLSGTLTINSGGGNYIFQSDAGTLNFGAFTSAATGARALTFQGAGNFAVNGVLSDGSATTGVSIVKTGAGMLTLSGMNTNTGATSLSGGSITLVNGGNLGSAAITTSAGTALNINRNITLSNTLAGPVAITNTGSCTITGDFSGFSGSYTHNSATVSTSFNSATATSRNASYTLASPQGSIQGFITGGAGDYILEMGSLNGVANSLVRGGLSVSGTTTLKIGNLNTADVFAGSITNGTTKIIALNKVGSGTLTLSGASSYTGATTITSGTLAVDGSLGNTGVVVASSATLSGAGSIAGAVTTQSGGMLSPGGTGGIGTLTLSGGLTLQAGATTRLEINRAASTADKLAITGGFTRAGTLVVANLGGPFVAGDSYVLFTAGSFAGSFASTTLPTLPAGLQWNTSNLPNGVLSAEFAPGTYGAWASGYSLASANGPVADPDSDGSTNALEWLAGSDPLVSGTSSVVSSTRFAAQLGLPGTQTYLTLQARVRKVRVGATLSPRGAATLEALSSIASTSNVASAGPAVSDGDFEILTWYYTTAIEDASKTGFMRLVITVDAATSP, encoded by the coding sequence TTGTTCCGCTCCGTTTGGATGCGTGTCGGCAAGCTTCCGGTATCAAAACTGCGGGTGCTCGCGTGCCTTGGCTTCCTCCTGCTTTTCCCCACCGTCGGAGCCCAGACGCTCACGCTGGCCAATGATTCGCAGAGCTACGCCACGCTCACCAATACCACGGTGACGATGACCGGTCGCTCCGAGCTGCGCATCACCGGGGCCACCACCCCGCTTTCCGGTTGCACGATCAACCTGAACTCGACCGACGCGTGGTTCTACATGACCGCGATCAAGCCCTCGGTCGTCAGTTCCACCTACCTCAGCCAGATCAAGGTCAATGGTGCGGCCGCCGTGCTGAATACGAATTGCCGCATCGTCCAATACGGGGACGGCACGGTGGTCATTCCGCAGGCTTCCACCTTCACGCCGATGCAAGTGTTTACCGGCAGTCGCTTCACCGGCTCGTCAATGTCGCTGGCATGTTACACCGCGTATTCGGACAGCAGTCTTGGCTCCTACGCGAACAACATCAGCTCCTTCAAGCTCAAGCGCGGCTACACCGCCACCGTCGCCCAGAATGCGGATGGCACCGGAGTCAGCCGGAACTATGTCGCGCAGGACGGAGACATCGAGGTCAGCGTGCTGCCGGACGCGCTGAACGATTCCATCAGCTTCATCCGCATCTTCCCATGGCGCTGGGTGAACAAGAAGGGCATCGCCGGAGCCATCGCTCCAGGACTCAATGTCGGCTGGTACTACAACTGGAACATCGACCAGAGTTCCTCGCTCGATCTCGAATACGTGCCGATCCGCGCGCAGCGTTATTGGCCTTCGCTCGCACAGGACTGGAAAGCCCGTGGCGCAAACTCGCTGCTTGGCTACAATGAACCGGACTCCACCAGCCAGGCGAATATCGCCGTGGGGGATGCCATCTGGTCGTGGCCGGATCTTCTCAATACCGGCCTGCGGGTCGGCTCTCCCGCTCCTACCGATGGAGGCGTGGCGTGGCTGGAGTCCTTCGTCAATCAGGCGGATGCGGCGGATCTGCGCGTCGATTACGTGGCCGTCCACTATTACCGTAGTTATTCCAGCGCCTCGGACCCGGACGGAGCAACGAACCAACTCTACAATTTCCTCAAGGACGTTTACAACCGCACCAAGCGCCCGATCTGGCTCACGGAGTTCAACAACGGTGCGAACTGGACCACCGGTCCCGATCCCACCGCCGCGCAGCAGGCCGCGACCGTGGGCAAGATGATGGACATGCTGGAGAGCACGCCCTTCGTCGAACGCTACGCACTCTACAACTGGGTGGAGGACGTGCGGCGGGTGAAGTGGGATGACGGTTCGCTGACTGCGGCAGGTGTGGTCTATCGCGACCATGCTTCGACCTTGTCCTACTCGCAGATGATTCCGGAAGTGCCGACGTCTCCTGCGGCTTGGTATCGCTTTGAAAACAACGCCAGCGACAGTTCCGCCTACGGTCACGCCGCCATGCTCAAGGGCGAGGCGGCGTATGCGACGGGGAAAAATGGCCAGGGCGTGAAGCTGAGTGGCAATGCCGCCGGTGCCGATCATGTCCTGCTCTCCCCGCGTCTCGGTGACAGCACGGACTTCACCTTCGGCGCGTGGGTGTATTGGAATGGCGGCAGTGCCTGGCAGCGCATCTTCGATCTCGGTAATGGCACGGACAGCTACATGTTCCTCACTCCCAGCGGCGGCGGAAACATGCGCTTCGCCATCAAGAGCAACGGCGGTGCGGAGCAGCAACTCAATACCGGCGTGCTTGCCGCGAACACCTGGACCCATGTCGCCGTCACGATCAGTGGCAATACCGGCAAGCTCTTCGTGAATGGCGTGTTGGTGGCGACCAATACCGGCATGACCATCAATCCGGTCGATCTCGGAACCACCACCAACTTCCTCGGGAAAAGTCAGTTCGCGGCGGATCCTTGTTTCGGCGGCATCCTGGATGACGTGCAGTTCCTGCCCTACGCCCTGAGTGATGCGAAGGTGGCGGCGATGGAAACGAACACCGCACCGGTCTTCACCAATGCCGCCATCACGGGGAATGCGGGCACCCAGAATGTCGCTTACTCCGGCACGCTGGCTGGCACAGCCACGGATGCCGATTCGGGGGACACGATCACCTACAGCAAGATCGAGGGGCCGGATTGGCTCGTCGTCGCCGCGAATGGCACGCTGTCCGGTACGCCCACCTATGACTACGGTGGCCCTCAGCAGTTCATCGTCCTCGCCACCGATGGAGCGGGAGCTACGGCCTGCGCCGTACTGAATATCACGTTGCCTGCCGTGAATGGCGATGGCACCTGGAGCAGCGACAGCGACGGCCTCTGGAGCGATGTCACCAAGTGGAGCGGCAGCTTTCCGGCGAACAGCACCGGCTACACGGCGAATTTCAGCACGCTGAACATTGCCGCCGACCGGACCGTCACCCTCGATGCGTCCCGCACCATTGGCAATCTGTCGTTCGGCGACACATCCGGAGCGCAGTCGTGGACGCTGGCGGCAAGCAGCGGCAAGACGCTCACGCTGGATGCCGCCAGCGGAACTCCGGCCATCACCGTTTCCCAGAACGCCGCCACCATTCTGGCTCCATTGGCGGGAACGCTCGGGCTGAACAAACTCGGCAGCGGTACGCTGGTGTTGGGTGGATCGAGCACGCTGTCCGGCCCCTTGGCCATCGATACCAATGCTGGGATCAATGGTGGCGTCGTCCGGCTCGCTCATCCCACTGCGGCGTCCGCGATGACTTCCATTCTCATCCGCAACAACAATGCGGGCTACTCCACGCTGGAGCTCGATGGTATCCGCGGTCCGGTTTCGACAGCCGCCACCCTGGCCTTGTCCGGACGAGCGGGCGCCGTCCCGGCGATCCGCAATGTGAGCGGTGACAACACGCTCTCCGGCACGCTCACGATCAACTCGGGCGGCGGCAACTACATCTTCCAATCGGATGCGGGCACCTTGAACTTCGGAGCGTTCACCTCCGCTGCCACCGGGGCACGCGCGCTGACATTCCAAGGAGCGGGCAATTTCGCGGTCAATGGCGTGCTCTCCGATGGCAGCGCGACTACGGGTGTCTCCATCGTGAAGACCGGAGCGGGCATGCTCACGCTTTCCGGCATGAACACCAACACCGGTGCGACCTCGCTTTCAGGCGGCTCCATCACTCTGGTCAATGGTGGCAATCTCGGCTCCGCCGCCATCACCACCTCCGCGGGCACGGCGCTCAACATCAATCGCAACATCACGCTCTCCAACACGCTCGCCGGTCCGGTCGCGATCACCAATACCGGCTCCTGCACCATCACCGGGGACTTCAGCGGCTTCAGCGGCAGCTACACCCACAACTCCGCCACCGTCTCGACCTCCTTCAACTCCGCCACCGCCACCAGCCGGAACGCGTCCTACACACTGGCGAGCCCGCAGGGTTCCATCCAAGGCTTCATCACCGGGGGGGCGGGGGATTACATTTTGGAAATGGGTTCGCTGAACGGAGTGGCGAATTCGCTCGTCCGTGGCGGCCTGTCCGTTTCCGGCACCACCACCCTGAAGATCGGCAATCTCAACACCGCCGATGTCTTCGCCGGATCGATCACCAATGGCACCACCAAGATCATCGCGCTGAACAAGGTCGGCAGCGGCACGCTCACGCTTTCCGGTGCCAGCAGTTACACGGGTGCCACGACCATCACCTCAGGCACTCTTGCGGTGGATGGATCGCTGGGAAATACGGGAGTTGTCGTAGCAAGCTCCGCCACTCTTTCCGGTGCCGGTTCCATTGCCGGTGCTGTGACGACGCAATCCGGAGGCATGCTTTCTCCTGGAGGCACCGGTGGTATCGGCACGCTCACGCTTTCCGGCGGCCTGACCCTTCAAGCCGGGGCAACAACGCGCCTGGAGATCAACCGTGCGGCGTCCACCGCGGACAAGCTGGCCATCACCGGTGGCTTCACCCGGGCAGGCACGCTGGTGGTTGCGAATCTGGGCGGCCCTTTCGTGGCCGGGGATTCGTATGTGCTTTTCACCGCAGGTTCGTTCGCGGGGAGCTTTGCTTCCACCACGCTGCCGACCCTTCCCGCCGGACTCCAGTGGAACACCTCCAATCTTCCGAATGGCGTCCTCAGTGCGGAGTTCGCCCCCGGCACTTATGGTGCCTGGGCTTCTGGCTACTCATTGGCTTCCGCCAACGGCCCCGTGGCCGATCCGGATTCCGATGGGAGCACCAATGCCCTCGAGTGGCTGGCTGGCTCCGATCCCCTGGTTTCCGGAACTTCGTCCGTGGTCAGCTCCACCCGATTCGCCGCACAGCTGGGACTACCGGGAACCCAAACCTATCTCACGCTCCAGGCGCGCGTTCGCAAGGTGCGTGTGGGAGCGACCCTGAGCCCACGTGGTGCCGCCACCTTGGAGGCCCTTTCCAGCATCGCGTCCACATCGAATGTCGCCTCTGCCGGACCTGCCGTCAGCGATGGCGATTTTGAGATTCTGACGTGGTACTACACCACTGCGATTGAGGATGCCTCCAAGACGGGTTTCATGCGCCTGGTGATCACGGTCGACGCGGCAACCAGCCCTTGA
- the gloA2 gene encoding SMU1112c/YaeR family gloxylase I-like metalloprotein, with the protein MNITGQHHVAIICSDYPRSKTFYTELLGFEVIEESYREARNSYKLDLLLPDGNRIELFSMPGAPPRPSFPEAQGLRHLAFATPDVEGVKAELEIKGLLVEDIRIDPLTGKRFTFFADPDGLPLELYEA; encoded by the coding sequence ATGAACATCACCGGCCAGCATCACGTCGCGATCATTTGCTCGGACTATCCACGCTCAAAGACATTCTACACGGAGCTGTTGGGCTTCGAGGTGATCGAGGAAAGCTACCGGGAAGCGCGGAACTCCTACAAACTGGACCTGCTGCTGCCGGATGGGAACCGCATCGAGCTGTTCTCGATGCCCGGCGCACCGCCACGTCCTTCATTTCCGGAAGCACAGGGGCTGAGACATCTCGCCTTCGCAACGCCGGACGTCGAGGGAGTGAAGGCGGAGTTGGAAATAAAAGGCCTGTTGGTGGAAGACATCCGGATCGATCCCCTTACCGGCAAGCGATTCACATTCTTCGCCGACCCGGACGGGCTGCCGCTGGAGCTCTATGAGGCCTGA